From Debaryomyces hansenii CBS767 chromosome C complete sequence, a single genomic window includes:
- a CDS encoding DEHA2C16016p (similar to uniprot|Q12234 Saccharomyces cerevisiae YOR216c RUD3 Golgi matrix protein): protein MAKNKKKQTKTQNSNQVTPSPETEPTQGNNNGQSKQERVQEEVAQEPESDAPKSTADEQNGSGVNELQKKIDQLTLALKQKDEELIEKDKALLKASSSTDEKEDLNGDDLSKVKELEDQLSKVEKERDETKSSYDTLLSKLSSMKSVFTKIKESQRELEETKETLEALTTENSDLKEKNQTSVGEIEKLNTTIKKLTEESSDLNNECDRLSTSLNKLRREFQSKDESLSDEKYNLENTNSRLTKKINELKLELNEITISRDEANMETKNLNLTIDELKDKLQSKEADIKDLEGKVSIHTQSISERDLEIESLKQNHESTIDELKQKIESLIQEKAQVDTMLQEKITKVSQLETENEKVSKLEADVNSKQLIIGKLRHEAIILNEHLTKSLTMLKQQSSNSNNTIDKELISNVVISFLQFPRGDTKKFEALQLISALLEWDESQKVSAGLSHNQQSQRNPNDPNDDKPGRQSFVSLWTDFLEKESEKK, encoded by the coding sequence ATGGccaagaacaagaagaagcagaCCAAGACCCAAAATCTGAACCAGGTTACGCCTAGTCCCGAAACTGAGCCCACACAAGGCAATAATAATGGCCAATCTAAACAAGAACGTGTACAAGAAGAAGTGGCCCAGGAACCCGAATCAGATGCTCCAAAGTCGACAGCAGACGAACAGAATGGTCTGGGAGTGAATGAGTTACAAAAAAAGATCGACCAATTGACGTTGGCGTTGAAACAGAAAGATGAAGAGCTCATTGAGAAGGATAAGGCCTTATTGAAGGCCAGTAGTCTGACAGACGAGAAAGAAGACTTGAATGGGGACGATTTATCGAAAGTCAAGGAGTTAGAGGACCAGTTATCCAAGGTAGAAAAAGAGCGGGACGAAACAAAGTCATCGTACGACACGTTGTTGAGTAAATTGTCATCAATGAAGTCTGTGTTCACCAAGATTAAAGAGTCGCAACGCGAGCTTGAAGAGACAAAAGAAACCTTAGAAGCATTAACTACCGAGAATTCTGACTTGAAGGAAAAGAACCAAACTTCTGTCGGTGAAATCGAAAAATTGAACACAACTATCAAAAAGTTGACAGAGGAAAGTTctgatttaaataatgaatgtGATCGTTTGAGCACCTcgttgaataaattaagaaGAGAGTTTCAGAGCAAGGACGAGTCGCTTCTGGATGAGAAgtataatttggaaaatacCAATTCGAGGTTGACGAAAAAGATCAACGAATTGAAACTTGAGTTGAACGAAATCACCATAAGTAGAGACGAAGCTAATATGGAAACCAAGAACTTAAATCTTACCATTGACGAGTTGAAAGATAAATTACAGTCCAAAGAGGCAGACATCAAGGATTTGGAAGGGAAGGTAAGCATTCACACCCAATCAATATCTGAGAGAGATTTGGAAATAGAATCTCTCAAACAAAACCATGAATCCACAATCGACGAATTAAAGCAAAAGATCGAGTCATTAATACAAGAAAAAGCACAGGTGGATACTATGTTACAGGAAAAGATCACCAAGGTATCCCAATTAGAAACAGAAAACGAGAAGGTTAGCAAGCTCGAAGCAGATGTAAATAGCAAACAGTTGATCATAGGGAAATTGCGTCATGAAGCAATTATCTTAAACGAGCACTTAACAAAGTCCTTGACCATGCTTAAGCAACAGCTGAGCAACCTGAACAACACCATCGATAAGGAATTGATCTCAAATGTTGTCATAAGCTTCTTACAATTCCCTCGTGGAGACACTAAAAAATTCGAAGCATTACAGTTGATAAGTGCTTTACTTGAATGGGACGAGTCACAAAAAGTCAGTGCTGGCTTAAGTCATAACCAACAATCTCAGCGTAATCCTAATGATccaaatgatgataagCCAGGGAGACAAAgttttgtttctttatgGACCGATTTCTTAGAAAAAGAGTCAGAgaaaaaataa
- a CDS encoding DEHA2C16060p (similar to uniprot|P35844 Saccharomyces cerevisiae YPL145c KES1 Member of the oxysterol binding protein family or uniprot|P35843 Saccharomyces cerevisiae YOR237w HES1 Protein implicated in the regulation of ergosterol biosynthesis), whose protein sequence is MSNSQSSSWTSFLKSIASFNGDLSSLTAPPFILSPTSLSEYSQYWSEHPDLLIEPNFLLSTEGADKSEEEAMALKRMIAVTKWFISTLRSQYCSRSETMGSEKKPLNPFLGEVFVGKWSDESKDGKLGETVLISEQVSHHPPVTGYAIYNEKNNTVLQGYNGIRATISTTSINVKQYGHAILEYKDLNESYLITLPPLHIEGLITAAPFVELEGTSYIQASNGLLATVDFSGRGYFSGKKNTFKARIYRDKLSSANKTNALVTAAGQWSGKSYIGKGSETPSKGELFYDAHNAEAEHLIVKPIEEQHELEARRAWQNVAEAIKKSDYDMIHQEKSLIENSQRELRKKEQEAGSKWETRWFDHVDYLASEDITDPFTNLTNLASLSIHNAPSGSLKSSKHDNGDAKHWRVNFTKWENEPEIKI, encoded by the coding sequence aTGTCAAATAGTCAGTCAAGTTCATGGACGTCGTTCCTTAAATCTATTGCTTCGTTTAATGGagatttatcttcattaacAGCACCTCCATTTATCTTGTCACCTACATCATTATCGGAGTATTCACAATACTGGAGTGAACACCCAGATTTGCTTATCGAGCCAAACTTTTTGTTGCTGACCGAAGGGGCCGATAAATCAGAGGAAGAAGCGATGGCATTAAAGAGAATGATTGCGGTTACCAAATGGTTTATTTCGACGCTAAGATCACAGTACTGTTCAAGGAGTGAGACGATGGGATCGGAAAAGAAGCCGCTCAACCCATTTTTGGGAGAGGTGTTTGTTGGAAAGTGGTCAGACGAATCGAAGGACGGTAAGCTTGGTGAGACGGTGTTGATATCAGAACAAGTGTCACACCATCCACCGGTTACGGGTTACGCTATCTACAACGAGAAGAATAACACTGTGTTACAAGGATACAATGGAATCCGAGCCACTATTTCCACCACGTCGATCAATGTCAAGCAATACGGCCACGCCATATTAGAATACAAGGACTTAAACGAGTCGTATTTGATTACGTTGCCACCATTACATATCGAGGGATTGATCACGGCGGCGCCATTTGTAGAATTGGAAGGTACATCGTATATCCAGGCATCCAATGGACTCCTTGCGACCGTTGATTTCTCTGGTAGAGGATACTTCTCAGGAAAGAAGAACACATTTAAGGCTCGTATCTACCGTGACAAGCTCTCTAGTGCCAACAAGACTAACGCATTGGTCACGGCCGCCGGCCAGTGGTCTGGCAAGTCGTACATTGGTAAGGGGTCGGAAACTCCTTCCAAGGGCGAATTATTCTACGACGCCCACAACGCCGAGGCCGAACACTTGATTGTCAAGCCGATCGAGGAACAACACGAGTTGGAAGCCAGAAGGGCATGGCAAAACGTGGCCGAGGCCATCAAGAAGAGCGACTATGACATGATCCACCAAGAAAAGTCGCTTATCGAGAACAGCCAGCGTGAATTGAGAAAGAAAGAACAAGAGGCTGGATCCAAGTGGGAGACCAGGTGGTTCGACCACGTCGACTATCTCGCGTCCGAAGACATCACCGATCCGTTCACGAATTTGACCAACTTGGCCAGTTTATCTATCCACAACGCCCCATCGGGGTCGTTAAAGAGCTCAAAACACGACAATGGCGACGCCAAACACTGGAGAGTCAATTTCACCAAATGGGAAAACGAACCAGAGATCAAAATCTAG
- a CDS encoding DEHA2C16082p (similar to uniprot|P47026 Saccharomyces cerevisiae YJL091c GWT1 Protein involved in the inositol acylation of glucosaminyl phosphatidylinositol) — MSSLKEQKELFVSNLLGGSISETYNVTAVALSAYLSYNLISSYLDYKITFPVDFILNCMTILLSITLYSNSTNTLHLLILVPGILAAIVGRWGQKDVKKSRSKKPRDAKGTKTEKQLLVKKPFITAYRSHMLVITNFAILAVDFRMFPRRFAKVETWGTSLMDLGVGSFVFSMGLASSRAIIKQRFDSSKSTDYRFKLSQYVSLIMKNSIKTLPVLALGLIRLVSVKTLEYQEHVTEYGVHWNFFITLGLLPIFFGIIDPVLNFVPRFVVALVICIGYEVLMVKTDLLSFILRSDNRMESLVTMNKEGIFSFIGYFSIFIFGQSFGSFVLTGFKTPNNLFRMCSYQQYKKAGAKSGLFTVTSTQGLLIATLFSQALFWYVQEAYFVSSISRRLANLSYVLWVVSYNSTLLLGYNLIESVVAKPEAADSKILNAFNNNGLLSFLLGNLLTGLTNMTINTLGCNAPVTFAILVTYGLVLSIIAVTLDRYGIYIKL, encoded by the coding sequence ATGTCGTCATTAAAAGAACAGAAGGAGTTGTTCGTATCCAACTTACTTGGTGGATCTATCCTGGAGACATACAATGTCACGGCCGTGGCCCTCAGTGCCTATTTATCGTACAATTTGATTAGTTCATACCTTGATTACAAGATAACATTTCCagttgattttattttgaattgcATGACGATTTTATTGTCAATCACGCTATACAGTAATAGTACCAATACATTGCATTTGCTAATACTAGTACCGGGTATATTGGCTGCAATTGTCGGTAGGTGGGGACAAAAGGACGTGAAGAAGAGCAGATCGAAGAAGCCACGAGATGCAAAAGGCACCAAGACCGAGAAACAATTGCTAGTGAAAAAACCGTTTATAACGGCCTACAGATCACACATGTTGGTAATAACCAACTTTGCCATTTTGGCGGTAGATTTTAGAATGTTTCCTCGTAGATTTGCAAAGGTTGAAACGTGGGGCACGTCCTTAATGGATTTGGGGGTGGGATCGTTTGTATTTTCGATGGGATTGGCATCGTCGAGAGCAATTATCAAGCAGAGATTCGACTCTTCGAAGTCCACCGACTACAGATTCAAGTTGTCGCAATACGTGTCgttgattatgaaaaataGCATCAAGACCCTCCCGGTATTGGCATTGGGGTTGATCAGATTGGTTAGTGTGAAAACACTCGAATATCAAGAGCATGTCACCGAGTATGGGGTTCACTGGAACTTCTTCATAACTCTTGGGTTGTTGCCGATCTTTTTCGGTATAATTGACCCCGTATTGAATTTCGTGCCTCGTTTCGTTGTCGCGTTGGTAATATGCATTGGGTACGAGGTATTAATGGTCAAGACCGATCTATTATCATTTATACTCAGGAGTGACAATAGGATGGAAAGCTTGGTAACCATGAACAAAGAaggaattttttcatttatcGGATACTTCAgtatcttcatctttggGCAATCGTTCGGGTCATTTGTGTTAACTGGCTTCAAAACTCCAAACAACTTATTCAGAATGTGTTCATATCAGCAATATAAAAAGGCTGGCGCAAAATCTGGCCTCTTCACGGTCACCAGTACCCAAGGATTATTGATAGCCACCTTATTTTCTCAAGCTTTATTTTGGTATGTGCAAGAAGCATATTTTGTGAGCAGTATCTCCAGAAGATTGGCCAATTTGTCGTATGTCTTGTGGGTTGTTTCCTACAATTCTACTTTACTCCTTGGCTACAATTTGATTGAGTCGGTGGTGGCAAAGCCAGAAGCGGCCGAttccaaaatattgaatgCATTCAATAACAATGGTTTATTGAGTTTCTTGTTAGGGAACTTATTAACTGGTTTAACCAACATGACCATAAATACATTAGGCTGCAATGCTCCTGTTACGTTTGCCATTTTAGTAACGTATGGTTTAGTCTTGAGTATCATTGCCGTAACTTTAGATCGTTATGGCATATacattaaattataa
- a CDS encoding 60S ribosomal protein L33 (highly similar to uniprot|P05744 Saccharomyces cerevisiae YPL143w RPL37A or uniprot|P41056 Saccharomyces cerevisiae YOR234c RPL37B), with the protein MAESHRLYVKGKHLSYQRSKHVNNPNVSLIQIENVGTPQDAKFYLGKRIAYVYRASKEIRGSKIRVIWGKVTRTHGSNGVVRANFKKNLPAKTFGASVRIMLYPSNI; encoded by the exons ATGGCTGAATCACACAGAT TATACGTTAAAGGTAAGCACTTGTCATACCAACGTTCTAAACATGTTAACAACCCAAACGTTTCTTTAATCCAAATTGAAAACGTCGGTACTCCACAAGATGCTAAGTTCTACTTAGGTAAGCGTATTGCCTACGTCTACCGTGCATCTAAAGAAATCAGAGGTTCTAAGATCAGAGTTATCTGGGGTAAGGTCACCAGAACTCACGGTTCCAACGGTGTTGTCAGAGCTAACTTCAAGAAGAACTTACCAGCTAAAACTTTCGGTGCCTCAGTCAGAATCATGTTGTACCCATCTAACATCTAA